Within the Eucalyptus grandis isolate ANBG69807.140 chromosome 1, ASM1654582v1, whole genome shotgun sequence genome, the region ACCAGCCAATCTGCAGCTTTGTTCGCGTCTCGGGGGCAATATGTTACGGATACATTGTTGCACTTGGATAGCTCGTCTCTACAGCATTGGATGATATCTTTTAAATTCCAAGGTGTCCTGGCCCGGCCCATGATGAAGTCCACGACAGCCAAACTATCACTTTCGCAGATCCCTTGAACTGGTTGGCTTCCCACGTGTGTTGACTTTAACTCCTTGAGATAGCATATCCCGTGTAACACAGCCTTCGCTTCCGCTTCAGACGCCGAAGAAACCCTAGCTTCTGCTGTGAAGCCATCAACTACACGCCCTTCTCCATCCCGAGCGATTCCAGCAACGGAACAAAGAAACTCGCCGGGAACCCATGATGCGTCGACGTTCAATTTCAATTCCCGACCTCTCGGTGGTGTCCATGACTCCGGTAGGTATTGGGTCGTTCTTTGGCCGGACTGGTTCTTCGTCCCTTTGCTGAAGGCGGTATTCTGGATTCGTACTAGTTCAAGGATGTCCGCCGGTTTGGGAACCTTTGCTCGGAAGATCCAGGAGTTTCGCGCCTTCCAGATTTGCCATAGAACCCCAGCGATGAACTCCCGATTAGGTAAATCTCTTCTTGGTTCAAAAACCGCCAGAAGCCACTGGTCGATTCTCTTAAGATGTTTCGTGATATTTATTCCTTGCAAAAGTGTATCTTGCCAGATCTGTTTCGTCCATCTACAGTAGAGGAATAGATGTTCGATTGTTTCAACTTGCGTATAACACAGCTGACATAATGGATCTGGACTGATCTTTCTTTTGTATAGATTTTCCCTTGTGGGAACAGCATTTTGACATATGCTCCAGAGAAAGGTTCGGATCTGTGGTGGAACTGATAGGCGCCAGATCTGTGTCCATAAAGTGCGTGGAGGCTGGTAAGAACAAGTTGCTCTATTCTGATTTAGTCGATTGTTGGATAAACGAGCCCTGTTGTAACCGCTCTTGACTGTAAATTCCCCTGTACTGTTTCCTGTCCAGATTCTGGTATCAGGTTTGGGGCTCTTGCTCAAGGGAATGGCTTGGATCTCGTTGGCTATTTTGTCCTCAAAAAGCTGTTGAATGAGAGACTGCTTCCAAGTTCGAGATTCTTCGTTAATCAAACTTTCCACCCAGGTAGGTTCTGTTTGAGTGACTTGCCCTCCTGTGAATTCCTGTGATAACCATTTATCCTCtcttattttgatggatttgCCGTCCCCGACTGACCATTTGACATCTGCTTTGAGGGTGTCTCGACCCAACAGGATATTATTCCAGCCCCAAGATGATTTCCTGCCCTTTTGTGCACTCCATAGATCGCCCTGAGGATAATATATGCCTTTTAAAACTTGACTCCATAATGCATTCGGGGAAGTATGAAGCCGCCATGCTTGTTTGCCAAGCATTGCACAGTTGAAGGTAATTAAGTCTTTAAACCCCATccctccttcatcttttctgtttttcagAACTTCCCAGTTCCTCCAGTGTATGCCCTTCGTGTTATCCCCTTTCTGCCACCAGAATGAAGCTATTCGcctttcaattgctttgcaGATCGACACTGGCAATTTAAAGATCGACATGGCGTAGGTAGGGATGGCCTGCACCACACTCTTAATCAAGATTTCCTTTCCGGCTTTAGTAAGTAACTTTTCCTTCCAACCCTCCAGCTTTGCGTTGACCCTTGTTAATATCCATGCGAAAACTTCTTTTCTGGATTGTCCCCATTCTGTAGGGAGGCCTAAGTATTTGCCTGTCTTTTCAAAAACAGGTACTCTCAACTCATGTGCCATGTTCCTTTTAAGTGGTAAGGGACAATTCTTGCTGAAATAAACTCCTGACTTGTTTAAATTTACCGCTTGCCCCGTTGCATAACAAGATCTGGTTTAGTGTGAGAGTTAAATTCGACATTCCATTAGAGTAGCATCCagaaaaaaatgacatcatCCGCAAAATGAAGGTGAGATAACTTAGGACAGGATCTATTAAGCTGTATACCTTTGATGCTGCCATCCGCAATCGCCTTTTGCATCAGCCATGTTAGCACATTTGTGATAATGATAAATAGATAAGGAGACAAAGGATCTCCTTGCCTGAGCCCTCTGGATGGACTGAAAAAAGGGGTTGGTTCGCCATTGATCTTGACACTGAATGTCACTGTTgttatgcattgcatgattAGAGTAACCCATTTCTCAGAAAATCCCATTTTCAGCATGCAATCCCGAACAAAGTCCCATTCTATTCTgtcatatgctttctgcatatctaATTTGAGTACTGCctgatgttttttctttctttttgtaatgCGCAGTTGATGTAACACTTCCTGTACAATTATGATGTTGTCTTGTATCTGTCTGCCCTGAACGAATGCACTCTGTTCTGGTTCGATTATCTCTGGTAGCCACTTTTTCAATCTGTTTGCTAATAgctttgagataattttataacTGAAATTGCATAAGCTGATGGGCCTATACTGACTGATTATCTCAGGATTTTTCACTTTGGGGATCAAGGTTATATAAGTCTCGATTCAAATGAGGGTCCGAATACATCATCAAGAAATTCTGTACAAGCTGGAACAGGTCAGTCTGTATAATATCCCAAGCATTTTGATAGAAAAGCCCATTGAAACCATCAGGACCAGGCGCTTTCAATGCTCCCATTTGAAAAACTGCTTCTCGCACTTCCTCCATTGTAGGTTTTGCCACTAATGATGCATTGATACTGTCATTAATAGGGGATAGGCATTGATTTAGTATTGGCTGATAATTTCTTTGCCCTGCTGTTCTGTATAAGTTGCTGTAAAAAGTTTGAATATGGTTTCTAATAGCTCCTGGATCCCGACACCATCGATTATCTTCCAGTTGCAGCATTGTAATGTGATTTCTGTGTCTCCGTTGAACTGTtgtggcatgaaaaaattttgtatttttatctcCCCATTGTAACCATTTAATTCGTGATCTCAATCCCCAATACTGTTCCTCCTGCTTCCTCAGTATGTCTAGCTGGTGTATAATGCTTTGTACTTCCTTTCTGCTTGTATGTTCTTGTGACTGATTTGTTATGGCTGTTAATGTTTGAGTGAGCTCCTTTATCCTGCTGGGTGCATAAGCAAACTTCTCCTTGCTCCACTGTATGAGTTCTTTTGAGGTCGCTTGGAGTTTTTCTGAAAATGTGGCCTGGGAATAAGCTGTATGGCTCCAGGTGTTATGAATAACTCCAGGATATTCTTCATGTTCAAGCCAGAAAGCCTCCATTTtgaattctcttcttcttttcttgcatTCAGGGTATAGCTTAAGGACAAGAGGACTGTGGTCCGAACCTATTGCTGGAAGGGCATGGACTTCCGCATCATGAAAGGTAATTCGCCATTCCAAAGTACATAACACCCTGTCCAATCGTTTTTTAACCAAATCCCCCCCTTCTCGATTGTTAGCCCATGTGTATGCACATCCTTGGCTATCCATATCCATCAAAGACATCTCATTGAGCATATCTCTAAAAGCTGCAAGTCTTTTGTTATCCGCCTCTTTTTCCCTACCTTCTCCCATACATATAGAATCTCATTAAAATCCCCCATGCATATCCATGGAATTGAGCTGTGAGGTTTCATTGTTTGCAATTGTTGCCATAGTTTCTGCCTCTCTTCAAAATTTGTTGAAGCATGAATAAAAGTGATCTGCATAGCTTGTTTTCTGGCCGAATCAGTGCAATGTACATCAATGAACTGTTTGGAGCTGTGTTGCACTTTCAGTGTTATTTCCCCATTCCACATCAACGCCGTCCCCCGATATGCCTATAGGATTTTCTAGGAATAGGTGCTGAAACTGAAGTTTTCTgcaaatattttccaccatcgttgctttgtttttagtttccataagaaaaactATACTGGGCCTTTCGAGAGCATTCAAAGCTCGTAGTTCCTGGattgtcagggggttgcccagcccctgacaattccaactgaTAATTTTCATGTCGTCtgtggtggcttattagggctagccaccagagCCCAATCTGTTCCTTCTGCAAGCAACTTCACTGGAGTCTCCATCATACTCGAGTCATCTATGAGAATTGGAGATGGTGCAGGTAAGCATTTCTGCTTTTTTGCTTTCTGCACCTTCATGTGCTTCTTACtactttttcctattttcaaaGAAGTCTGTATGGGAACATCTGAACACATGACCTGTTTACCATGATCTTTGATTACCTGCTGATTTGAAATAGGGACTTCCATAATCTCCTGCTCCCTGGAATTTTCTGCTCGCTTATTGCTGCAAGCTTCTAGTCTCATTTCTGGGCCTTTCTCTCGTGCTATTATATCCTGCTCCCTAGCTGGAGATGATACTGCAGGTATAGTTTCTTCTATTATAAGTTCTTCATCAATGTTTCCATAAAAAGCCTCCCAATAAGGACTATGATCACTTACTTCTGCTTTCAGCCAGGGTCCATAGGAGCCAATTTTATCAACTGCCCAAGGTGATTCTGAGTAAGGAATTTCTAGACAATCTTGGGCATAGTGGCCAATTCTTCCACAAGAGTAGCAGTAATGAGGTAACCGCTCGTATTTAAATTCGACCCACAACCATTTATTTCCGATATCCAAAATGGCTCCTGCTTTCGAGAGGAGTAGATAAGTCAATTTCTACTCTTACTCTTCCTCTTTTTGCTGCATAGTGCCCATAGATTCTAGCTGGATATCCTTTACTTGCCCCAATTTATTTCCCAGATCATGGTAAACTGGTTCGATCCTCCAACCAGGGGGTATACCTACAAGTCTTACCCAAAAAGCAGCTCtggaaaaatcataacaatgttCTGGAATGTCAGGCTCACACTGTTTAAGGACGAGCAAATTACTCGAGTAGGACCATGGTGCAGATTGCAtaattctctccttttcctcctctgaTTGAAAGACGAAGGTAAAGAGACCTGGTCCTTTTTGTGCACACGTTACTGCTTCTGTCTTCCAGGCTTTCTTCATAGTAGTGAAAAATGCAGGAAAATTGACGTTGGGTCTAGAATATAGTTTGCCCATAATTGTTCTGTTGcattcatctcttttttgtGCTGATATCTCTGGGCTTACTTCAACCACATCTTCCTCAGACCATAGATGTCCGAGTCGTTTACATAATGCTGCCACCCGCAACtcgttttcttctttactttccATACTATTTGACTagattaataaaagaaaagactgGTTATAAGAGCAGGGAAAGACTCCGGCATGAACACATACTGTTGGGGGCAAGATAAATTTTCATTACTTCCGTCTTCTTCTCAAAGTCTTCTGGTTCTTTTATCAAACATCTGACTGACATATACTCATGACTACGTGCATCAGGTTTCCTCGTCAAGTCTCAGAATCAAATCACTCCAACAACAAATGCTGCATATATCCCAGTCGACATTTCTTCTCTCCATTAGACGATGAGGATGAACTCCTACCTTAATCAAGCCCCAAGAGCGTGGATTCCATCTGACCCAGCCTCGACCAACACAATTGTTCTCTCGAGTGAAGAGGAGGCCACTGCTCTCAGTGTAATCTAGATCgaatgagaaattttttgggttttcctttttgaaacaTCATTGTATGGGAAGGAACAGAGAAAAGCGAGAGTGATTGTCGTGATCAACTCTAGGGTTTTGGGGAAAAAACAGCACTACCAGAGGGTAGAGAGAAACTCGCATAAAACGAGAGATCTATAGACACCATAGCATTCAAGTCAATTCTATAGGATTAAGACTTTAAACACTTAAATTTAcgacatttatttttttagttttgccAAGCGAGCTGCAGTCTCCCTGATCCCTCGATCTTGATTGTAGAACATATCTACAAGATAAAGCCCTTCAAGGATCACATAAGCAAAGGTAGGTCAAGTTTAATCTTCGCTTACCTACGGTCTCATCGCTCGACGAAACTCGAACTACCACGATCGCTCAAGGGAGCTGCAAATGCTCGAAGGAGCTCAAAGCCTAAGGTCGGCTTTTTCCATGCCACAAGCCTGTTTATGTTTGTTCTGAGCATTGTGGGTATGGATGAATTGTGGTTATTTGTCTATAGACACGAGAAAATTTCCATGGTCCAGTGTTGCACCGTACATGTACATAGACTTGAGGAGGGGCTAGTCAGGGTTGTCGTCCCCTCGAGAGCATTTACCCCTGCACACGATTTTGATTGGTGTTCTTGTAAAATTTACTTCTGCTACTTTTGCTAGTCGTTACTAATTTGTAACTCTAGCTTCATTATAAAACTAACAGTCTCGATGATTAGAGAATATTGAGGGAACTTGAGCATCTTACTTTAACAATGCCTTGGTGTTCTGAAAATAGTTTCATTGCCTATGCATTCCTTACATGTGAAAAAACCAGAGAACTTCTTGAAGAAAGATGTTAAGAGAACTGAAGTAGAGAGACAATTTCCGATGAAAGAATCAGTCACTTAACAAGGCGTTAAATGAAGCCGAACAATACACAGATGAGTACAATTAGCAATGATGACATGGTCCGATAGATAAGTAACTAATATGGCCTCATCTATGAAAAAATTGCCATCGCTTCTACCGGACGGTAGTAATCCAAGGATCCTCTTACCCAATGGCGACAGTAACAACGACCAAACCAAGCCTGGgcttcaattttattattttttttcttttatcaattttttgtaAGGGTGGTGGGTGGGGGGTGTTTTCTAAAAGCCTGATTTCAATTGGAGGTCCATCTAATTGTACAATTCTGACGCCTCTCCTCCAGAAACCCTactatgggtgcgtttggaattGGCTTTGCAAAGGATCTTTGGGCTTCTAAGGATACTTAGGCTAAAGTTGGGGTGTTTGAGAACAACTTTGAAATTCAAGTTGGCACTCTCAAGCTGAAAGCTTAAGGCAGGTGTGAGGGTGCCTTAGGCTTTCAGCTTTCTCGGCATACAAGTGTcactgttcatttttttttttttaaattttctcccCAAATTATCCTCACTTACTCTCGATTTTTCCGATTTCACCCTTGTCATtgtactattcatcttcttctccaagttgGCCGACAGCTTGAAGCTATGAGCAGCCGCCGACGGCTCAGCATGGTTGCAGTGGCCCAGGCGACTGTCGTCGGGGAGTGGTGCGACCGCCGCCCTGTTTGGGTCGCGCCGAGGTTTGGGTCGCCGACCCCGTCGTGACCCGCATTTGGGGTGGCGAGGTCCTCTCGCGACCTTGccgcctagatctaggtcgTGGCGAGGTCACCCGACGTCCGATGGCCCTCGCCGGGGTCGCCTAACCCGGGTAgccctcgccggtggtcgcCCGACCTTGGGCAGCCCTTGCCGGTGGTCTTCAGGGGTCACTCAACCCTAGGTAGCCCTCCCTAGTTGTCTTCGAGGTTGCTTGAGTCGAGATGCAGCTGCCGGCGACAAATTTAGATCGCTGGCGACCACTTGCCCTTActtgtcaatttattttttttataatttttttattacaaaaatcctttgtaaatataatttttctaaacgctattttgctcaaaggtattTGACAATGGACTTTTAAAGTATAATTTAACAAACACAATTTACATTCTGAAAAGTTCCTTCAATTTAAagtcatttatatttttcaaaagctTTCTCCAAAAGTCCAACTAAATGGACTCTACATCACTGCTTTTACCTTGAGCCAGCATTAACAACTTTGATGGTGCCTAACATGACCGTCATCCCACTGTGGGGTCTGAAAGGACGTGTCATCATCTATGGTGGGTCTGACCACAAGGAATCCGTCGCATCAAAGTCGACGTGTAATTCTTCCATCGCGTAAGCGCCTTCAGGACAAGGGGCAATCGGGGAGTGATTGAACATTTGGCTATGGATGTCAGGGGACCGTATTGGCGGCCCGAAAGAAGCAATTCTTTTATCTCCCTGAGAAAATAGACCACTCAAAGGTTCTGCAGATATGGGCTGACGTTCAGTGGGAGGAGCATTTTCATCAACTGGAAACGCCATTGTATCCTCACAATTGGTATTTTGTAATTGTCCTGGCAATGGCAAATCAGCTGCACCATTATGTCCTGGAGAAAGAAGTAGAACATTAAAAGTGATTAGTAAACATGGGTTGACATGAGCACAGGTGTGTGGtctcataaattattttcccaTGAATGGCTATGAGCTTTTACCTTTTCGGAAGCTTAATAATGAGTCACAGTGTGGTTCAAAGGTAGGAACATTTCCATTCCATGTATAGTCCATTTGGCTCGGTGAACTGATCACACGGCTAGGCACGGTTGGTTGGGAAGCGAAATCCTCGGATTGGCCGACAGTAGTAATAGTATTATTTCCTATAGAAAATGGAGCACTCGAGCAGTATGTAGGTATGGGCAGATGCCAAGCGAGAACACTTACATTAGCTGGAGACTTCATTGGATTTCCAAGATAGGTATTCTGGGGCTGTACTGGCGATGGCGAAGCAGTTAGACCATTATGTCCTGGAGAAAGAAGTAGAACATTAATGTACTTAGTAACTATGGGCTGACATGGGCACGGGTGTACAATCttataaaatttgttcaaaTGAATGGATAGGAGCATTCACCATTTGGGAAGCTTAATAATGAGTCATGGGGTAGTCCAGAGGGAGGAACATTTCCATTCAATGTATAGTCCCTTTGGCTTGGTGAACCGATCACGTGGCTAGGCATGGTAGATTGGGAAGTGAAATTCTGGGACTGGCCGAAAGTAGTAATAGTATTATCTCCGGTAGAAAATGGAGCACCCAAGCAGCACGTAGGTATGGGCGGACGCGGAGCGAGAGGAACACTTCCATTAGCTGGAGACATCATGGGATTTCCAAAATAGGTATTTGGGATTGTACTGGTGATGGCGAAGCAATTACATCATTATGTCCTGGAGAAAGAAGTAGAACATTAATGTGGTTAGTAAATATGGGCCGGAATGAGCAGATGTGtgatcttataaaaaaaataaaattcccaTGAATGGTTACGGGCCTTTACTATTCCTCACCCTGCacatctctttaatttttcttgtcaCTGATCTTTGTAATCTTTTAAGTGCTTCAATTGACCCTTTCCCTTCACGGATTGAACATTTTACATCTCAATTTCAGATATATAAGTTTAACCAACCTAACTTGTTTTCTAATATGATTTTTCAGTCACCATTTGATAAAAATGCCCATACAAACATGTCACCGTGTGCTTATTATATCTATTCATATCTAACTAActttttaattgcattttaattgATTGGACTGAACACATACATTCATTCATACACATATATATGGCCATATGGATAGAGTATTGAATGAGGCTTATTTTGCAACAATCACATCTTACAGAATATATCTTTTCTTGATCAGTTAGCATTAAGATATTTAATATTCTCAACATTGCATGTCCTTATTGGTCATTTTGTTACTTTgactcctaaatctttcatgtcCAAATTGAAGTTGCATCTTCGAAACTGAACCTTGACAAAATGTAAGTACTTAACTATTGCCCTTTGCCTTTGTACTTAATCTATTATATTACTGCTTTCAGTAGTGACCTGCAACAATCTACTTCTTGTTTGTTCATCATcagtaaaaattatttctcggcATTTTCAAATGCAAGTTCAATTGATGGGGTAGCTGGACAAATTAATGTCTTCAGATAACGCGGAACCCAAATCATTAGGATCTGAAACATATGTTGCTTTTATGTATTAAAGCTCAACAATCAAGTGGAAAGTCCTACTTTCTATCATTATTTCACAGGCCACATCTTTGTATGTGCTTATAGGTCGAGATAATTTTGTGTTTGGCGTACCGTCAGCAGTGGGGTCCGCACTTGCCGGAGGAGCTTCCAGACCAACTGGAGGAGCACAAGTACTTGGAGACATTCTATGTTGAACAGGCGCGGGTTTTTGAGTTTGTTGTTCAGAGACTTGAGATGGTAAAGAGCTTTCATGGTTCTGGAGGAAAAACACAGTACACCGCTTAATCTGGAGTAATGTTGCATTCCATTGGACGAACTTGCACTCAGAGTAAACACGTATGGGCATGacagagaaagaagaataaagaataaCATTGAAAGAACCTCAATTCACTTTAGGCCTATTGCCACCCATTTCTCCACCACACGAAGTTCAGGTGCTCCAAAGATGCAATGGAGAGTACAATCAGGGCAAGGGTCCTCAGGGTAAAGATGCAAAGTTGATTGAGAAAGGACCAGTGAATAATTAAAACACACATCAAACTTGTATCATGCAAATAATTAAGATCTTCATAGTTCTAGAGTCATGGTTGCAAATTGTCATGGATGACAGCAAATCAATGGTTGAAAGTGCTCTCTACAGAAGGCCACTTAGATTTACAGGGTCACCATCCTCAACTCTGCATCGCAAAGAGACAGCTCAAAATCACTAGCAtctagattttcattttgttctctcCACAGGCACTTCATATGACTTTTAccgacaaataaaaaaaaacaaagcatttAAATGTCCAACCAACTCCCCTTTTCAAATTTCCATATCTCTGATCAAATCTAATAGCTATTAAGCCACACCGCTACAAGTAAACTCAAATTACTGATGACACATATAATATGAGACAGTATATGAACTCAGCATGATGGTGTGCACTGCAGGGACTAGCTTGACAAAACTCAGAGGAGCTCCTTAGTTACTTACCTTCTCTCGGGCAGAAAGTGGACCAGTAGCAGAATATACCACGTCATTGATTAGGCCGGTTGGTTGATGATCAGTGCTGAATACAGCAGCATCCTCCCTCATGACTTTAGGATTCTCCGAATGAGTTTTCAAGTCTTTGCACTTCATTGCATGAGCTATGAGTTGTTCCCAGTTCTTCGGTGTTATGCTCTTTCCAAGTATCTATGATGAGTGAACACGCAAGACTTACAATATCGGTAGTCAATCAAACCATAATTGGGAATCATTAACTAAGTGCTTACCTCTCTCGGCTTCTTGAAGTCTGTAGACCGGTGCTGTAGAAAGTCCCCCACTGTATATATTCCGGCTTTATTCAATTTTTGGTGATATTTCCCATCTTTGGCAATCTTCTCCAGCCTCCAGATCTCATCATTAAATGCAGGTGGATGATGTTTCTTATTTGCTGTAAAATGAAGAGGACATATACAGTAAGGTCCTTGTCCTTGTTAGATTGATGAGTACCTTCTGATAGGAGTGCATACCCTCTCCCGAAACTGATTCGAAGTGTCAACATTTTCTAATAACATAGAAACagatcatattttatttatcaaaatttgcAAACATTTTAAAGGAGTACGGGATTatgttttctcaaagaaagatgaatattgcccaaacaTATATCGAATTTCTTGTTTTACACCTTAATAAAGGAACATATTATCCAGGGCCACACATTGCTCAGGAATTACTAAAGTTTCTAGAAGAAAACTTTCTGacaaaacaagttcaacaatttgttgggataattaattatctcaaataCCTTATTCCCAACATTGCAAAATTGTCGATTCCACTACAATTAATGCTAAAGAATAATCCTTCACCTTGGGAAAAATCCCATATTAAAGCAGTCGCTGAACTTTGGAGATCATGCAAACTCTTTCTCCGTTACAAATCCCatcaatggaaaagaaaattctccaGACAAATGGCaatgatgaatactgggcagccatccTGTTCGAAGAAGTTGAGGGTAAGCGACACCTGTGTGCTtataaaagtggaaaattttcccatgttcaaatgcattatcatttcactttcaaagaaattttggcggtaaaaaatggaaaaaaaaaattcaagtcccatctcatcggccatcacttcctGGTGAAATTGGATATGGCATCTTTTCCTCAGATaatcaagttcaagcaaaagTAGATTCCACATTTCCAACTACTTCAATGGGCTAAATGTTTTTTGAAGCACTCATTTGAAACCAAATATATTGCTAGAAAAAAATGTGCTTTCTAATTTCCTATCAAAACCAAAGGCATCagcagaaatcaacatgtacatcatgagGCACGCCTTCCATACTTTTCACCACAACGAAAAGTATAAGATCGAAAAGATATGAGATTGGCCAAGCTGGCAATACTCCTAGGAGATTATTGAGTAGATCCAAAATGATAGCCTCACTGAAAATCTAGAAAACCTTTTGTGGCAATGTCACATAGAGCTATTTTAAATCCATGGAGTTTCGATCCTTTACCCCACTAGACTAAATTCTAGTTACCCGTTCATACACCCTctaatctggaaggaagatgacttCCTTGATCAACTTCGATGGTTGTTATGGCActtgatggttttatatgagatgggcttaaggcccgtccgcccatgttaggcctaaaagcccggcccacggaatTAGGGCCCATTGATAAGGGAActtataaaagggatgagagagagagagaacgcacCCTTTGGCCACTTTAACGTacgttcctcactctctctttccctccaaACGCTTAAGGCGACGCTGTTTCcctttcaaggcgaattgacatcatcggatcagaatttcttcctcgatcttcggcattggtgtctaatttgtggctaacaaggtacgctcgaatctgtgatgtgctttaggatcggtgatacgtgtttttcccgggcttcgtcttccgcattgctttaggggttcggtttagtgtcaaatccggttttcggggatccattattcccaacattggtataagagccctagttcacgtttttcctgacctgtttgatgttttttttattgaattttcgcGAAGAAAATCGGCCggcacggatcggggcgagaaatcccgacacccgagcactattcatcgattttttcgagtttttgtgactcgaaatcgatttctgaagacatagggtgaaagggctcgtcgaggcgagtccggcgacatgtcatGCGCTGCCGGGCGACACTGCACGCGTGGCCAGAAGCCGTTGAGCGTGGGCGCGACGCACCCGAAGCGCTGGCATCGGCCAgtgcgtgcgccacacgcgccattcggcgaaccggcacgtgagCGACGCGCCGGGCGAGCCGGCACACGCCGGtcggcggaccgacgcgtgctgacgttagcatgacgtcacccaacggtcggtaaccgctaggatgacgtcagcgccgatgacggttggccgggcggtcaccgaccggcgacccgacccgacccgactgcGGACGCCTGGGACGCGCCCAGCACGTGCCAGCTGACGTCTGCATGACGTCACCCCACGCACGCGTGTGGCAtgtgcggtcggttcgtccgacccggcccgaccggcccgattggtccgtccggtccgaccggtccgacgaccgacgacctaaccgttgaccattgacccgttgaccgacgaccgttgacctttgacccgaaaaaaaaaaagaatttgtttctttttcaattatgtctgtgtgggttagaggtaatccattttttattttacatttgttgcatgaatcatgagaaattatgtattttccattttgtttattgtggattataagtgatccatttattggttttgcatttgttgcaggaactatgatgcgttaagCACGGATACTTGCA harbors:
- the LOC104425343 gene encoding uncharacterized protein LOC104425343 codes for the protein MSAGLGTFARKIQEFRAFQICHRTPAMNSRLDFPLWEQHFDICSRERFGSVVELIGARSVSIKCVEADSGIRFGALAQGNGLDLVGYFVLKKLLNERLLPSSRFFVNQTFHPGCLDPTGYYSSPKMISCPFVHSIDRPEDNICLLKLDSIMHSGKYEAAMLVCQALHS
- the LOC104425344 gene encoding uncharacterized protein LOC104425344 isoform X4; protein product: MDFRIMKGLATRAQSVPSASNFTGVSIILESSMRIGDGAGTSIISCSLEFSARLLLQASSLISGPFSRAIISCSLAGDDTAARVHRSQFYQLPKVILSKEFLDNLGHSGQFFHKSSSNECP
- the LOC104425344 gene encoding uncharacterized protein LOC104425344 isoform X3, which encodes MDFRIMKGLATRAQSVPSASNFTGVSIILESSMRIGDGAGTSIISCSLEFSARLLLQASSLISGPFSRAIISCSLAGDDTAARVHRSQFYQLPKVILSKEFLDNLGHSGQFFHKSSSNEAHTV
- the LOC104425344 gene encoding uncharacterized protein LOC104425344 isoform X1, giving the protein MDFRIMKGLATRAQSVPSASNFTGVSIILESSMRIGDGAGTSIISCSLEFSARLLLQASSLISGPFSRAIISCSLAGDDTAARVHRSQFYQLPKVILSKEFLDNLGHSGQFFHKSSSNEIMVNWFDPPTRGYTYKSYPKSSSGKIITMFWNVRLTLFKDEQITRVGPWCRLHNSLLFLL
- the LOC104425344 gene encoding uncharacterized protein LOC104425344 isoform X2 encodes the protein MDFRIMKGLATRAQSVPSASNFTGVSIILESSMRIGDGAGTSIISCSLEFSARLLLQASSLISGPFSRAIISCSLAGDDTAARVHRSQFYQLPKVILSKEFLDNLGHSGQFFHKSSSNEGVYLQVLPKKQLWKNHNNVLECQAHTV